Proteins encoded within one genomic window of Spiroplasma sabaudiense Ar-1343:
- a CDS encoding ABC-F family ATP-binding cassette domain-containing protein: protein MSLVYIEGLTHANGGKKLYENATLRINKGEHIALVGANGVGKTTLLNIINNSIIPDHGNIEVHPRVTVGYLDQHQKVDGELTVNAYLEGAYKELFDIEAQISKIYEDMAIEYKEDELVRALKLQEHLDLNDFEIIGKKIRSLVDGLGIEHERLEQKMSSLSGGQRGKVLLAKLLLSENDYLLLDEPTNFLDIEQVDWLAKFLQSFEPAFIMVSHDSEFINKTCNIIYEIENLKINRYVGNFDKYIEQSELRKEQYTKEWAGQQKTIKKLETYVAKNAARASTAKSAQSRQKQLDKMDVMKELSEQAKPKFSFKYKRPASSVIVKAEKLEMGYDFALTHPLNFELREGEKCIVSGYNGIGKTTFLKTLAGEIPAISGTCELGNGVQVAYFRQIEKNTEMTPVQYIKNIHEDMPESTIRATIAKFGLKSALMNNPMHMLSGGEQTKVRLAEASLIPCSLLILDEPTNHIDILAKEALLESIKNFEGTVLLTTHDINFSTQWADKILDFEKLV, encoded by the coding sequence ATGAGTTTAGTATATATTGAAGGTTTAACTCATGCAAATGGAGGTAAAAAACTCTATGAAAATGCCACTTTAAGAATTAATAAAGGTGAGCATATTGCACTAGTTGGGGCAAATGGTGTTGGAAAAACAACGCTTTTAAATATTATAAATAATTCAATCATTCCAGATCACGGTAATATCGAGGTTCACCCTCGTGTTACTGTTGGATATTTAGACCAACATCAAAAAGTTGATGGGGAATTAACAGTAAATGCTTATTTGGAGGGAGCCTACAAAGAACTTTTTGATATTGAGGCCCAAATTTCAAAGATTTATGAAGATATGGCAATCGAATATAAAGAAGATGAATTAGTTCGCGCATTAAAGCTTCAAGAACATTTAGATTTAAATGACTTTGAAATAATTGGTAAGAAAATTCGTAGTTTAGTTGATGGTTTAGGAATTGAACACGAACGATTAGAACAAAAAATGAGCAGTTTATCTGGTGGGCAAAGGGGTAAAGTTCTTTTAGCGAAATTATTGCTAAGTGAAAATGACTACTTGCTTCTCGATGAGCCAACCAACTTTTTGGATATTGAGCAAGTTGACTGATTAGCAAAATTCTTACAAAGTTTTGAACCTGCCTTCATTATGGTTTCTCATGATAGTGAATTTATTAATAAAACTTGCAACATTATTTATGAAATTGAGAACCTTAAAATAAATCGTTACGTTGGAAACTTTGATAAATACATTGAACAATCTGAATTACGCAAGGAGCAATATACCAAGGAATGAGCTGGACAGCAAAAAACCATTAAAAAATTAGAAACTTATGTGGCAAAAAATGCCGCTAGAGCCTCAACCGCTAAGTCAGCACAATCTCGTCAAAAACAATTAGATAAAATGGATGTTATGAAGGAGCTTTCAGAACAAGCTAAACCAAAATTCAGTTTTAAATATAAAAGACCGGCAAGTTCAGTTATTGTTAAAGCTGAAAAATTAGAAATGGGTTATGATTTTGCTTTAACTCATCCACTTAACTTCGAGCTTCGTGAAGGTGAGAAATGTATTGTTTCTGGTTATAATGGAATTGGTAAGACCACCTTTTTGAAAACTTTAGCTGGAGAAATCCCAGCAATTAGTGGAACCTGCGAGTTAGGTAACGGCGTTCAAGTCGCATATTTTAGACAAATAGAAAAAAATACAGAAATGACACCTGTTCAATATATTAAAAATATTCACGAGGATATGCCTGAGTCAACAATTAGAGCCACAATTGCTAAGTTTGGACTGAAAAGTGCATTGATGAATAATCCGATGCATATGCTATCTGGGGGAGAACAGACCAAAGTTCGCTTAGCTGAAGCGAGTTTGATTCCTTGTAGCTTACTGATTCTTGATGAGCCAACAAACCATATAGATATTCTAGCAAAAGAAGCACTATTGGAGAGCATTAAAAATTTTGAGGGAACAGTATTACTTACAACTCATGATATTAACTTCTCAACTCAGTGAGCAGATAAAATTTTAGATTTTGAAAAGTTAGTATAA
- a CDS encoding DUF2130 domain-containing protein, which yields MNFTFTCPNCSYKITAADFKENESILANLKEIFQKHEADYISILEKNLVANLQQKNDLIVSQKLTEAENIFQKEKQIEIDKLNQLINNQKIELSNFDLILQKKLIEQENAMKSNSNENEKKLQEEIFKLRTLVENNKSQLDLVVAEKEKALLISKQKEIEEFQKVISEQKLLITSNQNEVDKIKLEFQKENLEKVAMAEKLLNSEISKLQTQIKELEHANILNKVIQNKTKGENFEHEVEGELRKVFEPGDIIEKITSQEKKADYLHTVRNNNEPVGKIVYEVKNADWSNAWEKKLTEDMARQKSKYGILVATSFNKKYLGIPFKRSDENPNIYLCDPESFIFVGQIIKSLILVEDKLNNQKNNSNLEDKIANFNQWKDTQLPVLNKLFFDSLERIKASESGITKQVDEIRIAREKMYNNWQKNIKDYLENFIF from the coding sequence GTGAATTTTACATTTACGTGTCCAAACTGCAGCTATAAAATCACTGCAGCGGATTTTAAAGAAAACGAGTCAATTCTAGCTAATCTGAAAGAAATTTTTCAGAAGCATGAAGCTGATTATATTTCAATATTAGAAAAAAACCTTGTAGCCAATCTACAACAAAAAAATGATTTAATTGTTAGTCAAAAATTAACAGAGGCTGAAAATATTTTTCAAAAAGAAAAGCAAATTGAGATTGATAAGCTAAATCAATTAATCAATAATCAGAAAATAGAGTTATCAAACTTTGATTTAATTTTACAAAAAAAATTGATTGAGCAAGAAAATGCAATGAAGTCAAATTCAAATGAGAATGAAAAAAAATTACAAGAAGAAATTTTTAAATTAAGAACTCTTGTAGAAAATAATAAATCCCAGTTAGATTTAGTAGTTGCAGAAAAAGAAAAAGCTTTATTAATAAGCAAGCAAAAAGAAATAGAAGAATTTCAGAAAGTAATCAGTGAGCAAAAACTTTTGATTACTAGTAATCAAAATGAAGTTGATAAAATAAAATTAGAGTTTCAAAAAGAAAATTTAGAAAAAGTTGCGATGGCAGAAAAACTTTTAAATTCAGAAATTTCTAAATTACAAACCCAAATTAAAGAATTAGAACACGCAAATATTTTAAACAAAGTAATTCAAAATAAAACTAAAGGTGAAAATTTTGAACATGAAGTTGAGGGTGAGTTGAGAAAAGTTTTTGAACCAGGTGATATTATTGAAAAAATAACTTCGCAAGAGAAAAAAGCAGACTACTTGCACACCGTTAGAAACAATAATGAACCAGTTGGCAAAATTGTTTATGAAGTTAAAAATGCTGATTGAAGTAATGCTTGAGAAAAAAAATTGACAGAAGATATGGCAAGACAAAAATCAAAGTATGGAATCCTAGTTGCAACGTCATTTAATAAAAAATATTTAGGAATACCATTTAAAAGATCTGATGAAAATCCGAATATTTATTTATGCGATCCAGAAAGTTTTATCTTTGTTGGTCAAATAATTAAAAGTTTAATTTTGGTCGAAGATAAATTAAATAATCAAAAAAACAATTCAAATCTTGAAGATAAAATTGCAAACTTTAATCAATGAAAAGATACGCAATTACCAGTTTTGAATAAATTATTTTTTGACAGTTTAGAAAGAATTAAGGCTTCTGAATCGGGAATTACCAAGCAAGTTGATGAAATTAGAATCGCAAGAGAAAAAATGTATAACAATTGACAAAAAAACATTAAAGATTATTTAGAAAATTTTATTTTTTAA